The proteins below are encoded in one region of Catenulispora sp. GP43:
- a CDS encoding aldehyde dehydrogenase family protein, translating into MTEQATPFWIAGKQVAGTDSYEVRSPYDGRLVATVSVPTEEQVEEAVAAAVASAKETADQPAFVRAAALDHVSRRIAERAEEIAALITAENGKPLKWARAEVGRAVSVFRWAAEEARRFNGELQRLDTDPNAAGRTAITRRFPRGPVLGIAPFNFPLNLVAHKVAPAIAVGAPIVLKPAPATPLSALLLGELLAETDLPAGSWSVLPVPNDRMAALTADPRLPVVSFTGSGPVGAMIEAQVPHKHVTLELGGNAAAVVMADYSSEKDLDWAAQRIAAFSNYQAGQSCISVQRVFADRAVYDKLVEKVVKAVEAQKTGDPADGATDVGPMINTAAAERVESWVEEAVGAGATLLTGGGRDGASYEPTVIAGAPSHAKVVTEEVFGPVLVVRAFDGADEAVRLVNDSQFGLQAGVFTNDLHTAFRMHRDLEVGGVVIGDAPSFRADQMPYGGVKGSGVGREGVKYAMEDYTYERVLVLTGIDL; encoded by the coding sequence CGACCGAGGAGCAGGTGGAGGAGGCCGTGGCGGCGGCCGTCGCGTCCGCCAAGGAGACCGCCGACCAGCCCGCCTTCGTCCGCGCGGCCGCGCTGGACCACGTTTCCCGGCGCATCGCCGAGCGCGCCGAGGAGATCGCGGCACTCATCACCGCCGAGAACGGCAAGCCCCTGAAGTGGGCCAGGGCCGAGGTCGGCCGCGCCGTCTCGGTCTTCCGCTGGGCCGCCGAGGAGGCGCGCCGCTTCAACGGCGAGCTGCAGCGCCTGGACACCGACCCCAACGCCGCCGGGCGCACCGCCATCACGCGGCGTTTCCCGCGCGGGCCGGTGCTGGGGATCGCGCCGTTCAACTTCCCGCTGAACCTGGTGGCGCACAAGGTCGCGCCGGCGATCGCGGTCGGCGCGCCGATCGTGCTCAAGCCCGCGCCGGCCACGCCGCTGAGCGCGCTGCTGCTCGGCGAGCTGCTGGCCGAGACCGACCTGCCGGCCGGCTCGTGGTCGGTGCTGCCGGTGCCGAACGACCGGATGGCCGCCCTCACCGCCGACCCGCGGCTGCCGGTGGTCAGCTTCACCGGCTCCGGCCCGGTCGGCGCGATGATCGAGGCGCAGGTGCCGCACAAGCACGTCACGCTGGAGCTCGGCGGCAACGCCGCGGCCGTGGTGATGGCCGACTACTCCTCGGAGAAGGACCTGGACTGGGCCGCGCAGCGGATCGCCGCGTTCTCCAACTACCAGGCCGGGCAGTCCTGCATCTCGGTGCAGCGGGTGTTCGCCGACCGCGCGGTCTACGACAAGCTGGTCGAGAAGGTCGTCAAGGCGGTCGAGGCGCAGAAGACCGGCGACCCGGCCGACGGCGCCACCGACGTCGGCCCGATGATCAACACCGCCGCCGCCGAGCGCGTCGAGTCCTGGGTCGAGGAGGCCGTCGGCGCCGGCGCCACCCTGCTCACCGGCGGCGGCCGCGACGGCGCCAGCTACGAGCCCACGGTCATCGCCGGCGCCCCGAGCCACGCCAAGGTGGTGACCGAGGAGGTCTTCGGCCCGGTGCTGGTGGTGCGCGCCTTCGACGGCGCGGACGAGGCGGTCCGCCTGGTCAACGACTCGCAGTTCGGCCTGCAGGCGGGTGTCTTCACCAACGACCTGCACACCGCCTTCCGGATGCACCGCGATCTGGAGGTCGGCGGCGTGGTGATCGGCGACGCCCCCAGCTTCCGTGCGGACCAGATGCCGTACGGTGGGGTGAAGGGCTCCGGCGTGGGCCGCGAAGGCGTCAAGTACGCCATGGAGGACTACACATATGAGCGCGTGCTGGTGCTGACCGGGATCGACCTGTAG
- a CDS encoding NAD-dependent epimerase/dehydratase family protein has product MRILLAGASGVFGRVLTPALIDAAAGHEVVGITRTPDGVRVIEGMGAGAVVADVLDRDGLLAAVRGHRFDAVISQLTALKKPPMRNKDMDLTNTLRTAGTENLMAAAKATGAHRFLTQSMIFGYGYGDLGADPITEDAFFGPSPRKTFARHGDAMLRNEQIAFSEPGIDGIALRYGLFYGAQATYAYVDFLQAGKLPVVKAGTNSFIHLADAASATVAALEHGKGGEAYNVVDDTPTQFANVALEVAKAFETKTPRTVPAWMTKPMPYLNCFITGRWVISNAKAKEQLGWQPQYPSFHEGVKADAKAAGK; this is encoded by the coding sequence ATGCGTATCCTGCTCGCCGGTGCCAGCGGCGTCTTCGGCCGCGTCCTCACCCCGGCCCTGATCGATGCCGCCGCGGGCCACGAGGTGGTCGGCATCACCCGCACCCCCGACGGCGTCCGCGTGATCGAGGGCATGGGCGCCGGCGCCGTGGTCGCCGACGTCCTGGACCGCGACGGGCTGCTCGCCGCGGTCCGCGGCCACCGCTTCGACGCGGTCATCAGCCAGCTGACGGCCCTGAAGAAGCCGCCGATGCGCAACAAGGACATGGACCTCACCAACACCCTGCGCACGGCCGGCACCGAGAACCTGATGGCGGCGGCCAAGGCGACCGGGGCCCACCGCTTCCTCACCCAGTCGATGATCTTCGGCTACGGCTACGGCGACCTCGGCGCGGACCCGATCACCGAGGACGCCTTCTTCGGCCCCTCCCCGCGCAAGACGTTCGCCCGGCACGGCGACGCGATGCTCCGCAACGAGCAGATCGCCTTCTCAGAGCCCGGCATCGACGGCATCGCCCTGCGCTACGGCCTGTTCTACGGCGCCCAGGCGACCTACGCCTACGTGGACTTCCTGCAGGCCGGCAAGCTCCCGGTCGTCAAGGCCGGCACCAACTCCTTCATCCACCTCGCCGACGCGGCGAGCGCCACGGTGGCCGCCCTGGAGCACGGCAAGGGCGGCGAGGCGTACAACGTCGTGGACGACACCCCGACGCAGTTCGCGAACGTGGCACTGGAGGTGGCGAAAGCCTTCGAGACGAAGACCCCGCGCACCGTCCCGGCCTGGATGACCAAGCCGATGCCCTATCTGAACTGCTTCATCACCGGCCGCTGGGTGATCAGCAACGCCAAGGCCAAGGAGCAGCTGGGGTGGCAGCCGCAGTACCCGTCGTTCCACGAGGGGGTGAAGGCGGACGCCAAGGCCGCCGGGAAGTAG
- the sigJ gene encoding RNA polymerase sigma factor SigJ: MDQDLPTGDDTKAAEAFNDHRGLLTSVAYRVLGRWSDAEDVVQDAWLRWSAADYASVEDPKAFLVTVTTRLAIDQLRKAQTRKESYVGPWLPEPVLTRDGADTAPDAADRVVLDDTVSLAMLLVMETLSPLERAVFVLREAFDYSFAEIAAMLDRTEAAVRQLLVRARNHVQEKRPRYPLDDVKRQSIAERFLAACVGGDVAPLLAMLSPEVTVIADGGGVVSAATRPVVGLDHVARFLLGIVKKYEKFVEDGMDIRVEIAPIGVNGDPALIAYADDKVLYVYALDLDEDGRIRTVFAMANPEKLSGVRALEGEAG; encoded by the coding sequence GTGGACCAGGACCTCCCCACGGGGGACGACACCAAAGCCGCCGAAGCCTTCAACGACCACCGGGGGCTGCTGACGTCCGTGGCCTACCGCGTGCTGGGCCGCTGGAGCGACGCCGAGGACGTGGTGCAGGACGCGTGGCTGCGCTGGAGCGCCGCCGACTACGCCTCTGTCGAGGACCCGAAGGCCTTCCTGGTCACAGTGACCACCCGGCTGGCCATCGACCAGCTGCGCAAGGCGCAGACCCGCAAGGAGTCCTATGTCGGGCCCTGGCTCCCGGAGCCGGTCCTGACCCGGGACGGCGCGGACACCGCCCCGGACGCCGCCGACCGCGTGGTCCTGGACGACACCGTCTCGCTGGCCATGCTGCTGGTGATGGAGACGCTGTCGCCGCTGGAGCGCGCCGTGTTCGTGCTGCGCGAGGCCTTCGACTACAGCTTCGCCGAGATCGCCGCGATGCTGGACCGCACCGAGGCCGCGGTGCGCCAGCTGCTGGTCCGGGCCCGCAACCACGTCCAGGAGAAGCGCCCGCGCTACCCGCTGGACGACGTCAAGCGGCAGAGCATCGCCGAGCGCTTCCTGGCGGCCTGCGTCGGCGGCGACGTCGCGCCGCTGCTGGCGATGCTGTCGCCGGAGGTGACGGTGATCGCCGACGGCGGCGGCGTGGTCAGTGCGGCGACCCGGCCGGTGGTCGGACTGGACCATGTCGCGAGGTTCCTGCTGGGCATCGTCAAGAAGTACGAGAAGTTCGTCGAAGACGGCATGGACATCCGCGTGGAGATCGCACCGATCGGGGTCAACGGCGACCCGGCGCTCATCGCCTACGCCGACGACAAGGTGCTCTACGTCTACGCGCTGGACCTGGACGAGGACGGCAGGATCCGGACGGTCTTCGCGATGGCCAACCCGGAGAAGCTGAGCGGGGTGCGCGCCCTGGAGGGCGAAGCGGGCTGA